DNA from candidate division Zixibacteria bacterium HGW-Zixibacteria-1:
AAGGATTTTCGCTTCGAAATCAGTGGATATCGTCCTTTTGAAGAAGCAATTATTACTGCGGGGGGAGTGGATACCAAGGAAATCAATCCGCGGACAATGGAATCGCTTTTGGTCAAGGGCCTGTATTTTGCCGGAGAAGTCATGGATATCGACGCCGATACGGGCGGCTTCAATCTCCAGGCGGCCTTCTCGACCGGCTGGCTGGCGGGCCTTTCGGCGGCCCTGGCCGGGTCATAATGATCCTCAGCCCATTCGTCAGAATGATTGTAAATTGTCCGCAATGACCTGTTATTCGAGCCGGGCATTGGATGACGGGGTGATATATGCATGCCATATCGGACCTGATTAAAAACAAAAACGTTTTGGCATGGACCTTGATGGTCAGTGCCGTGGCCCTGCATGTGGCCGATGAGACCATCCACGATTTTCTTCCCTTTTACAACAACCTGGTCCTCAATTTGAAGGACAAACTGGGATTTTTTCCCATGCCGACTTTCTCATTCCCGGCCTGGCTGGGCGGTCTGATTACAGCCGTAATCGCAGGCTATCTAGTAATTCCTATTGTCCTTCGCGGCGGGCGGGTAATTCGAAAACTGACTATTATTCTGGGAATTATTATGACAGCGAACGCCTTGGGGCACATAGTCGGGTCATTTTATGCCGAAAGGCTGATCCCCGGATTCTGGAGCTCCTGGATTCTTCTTCCGGCGGCGATCTTTGTAATAATACGGGGCGTCAAAGCATCCCGGTCTGCGCCCAAATGCCGGTAATATGATAGAGACCTTGTCTTCTCCCCTATCTAAGAGAGTGGTACCGGCAGTCAGAATGGCGCCGACACCATTGAAATCACTTCTTTGTTGACAATATTCATAGTGTTGCTTAAATATTTCTCAAATAATTTATGATCCGACCTGGTATGATATGCTATGAACAGGATTTTAACTTTGTCACATTTACAGGATGGGCCTTATGACTGACGAGGTACTGAAGAGAATTATCACGGATATCAGACCATGGGGTAATTTTATTCAATATACCAATAATGAGATATGCACGGTAAAAATTATCACGGTTGACCCCAATCAGACACTCAGCCTCCAATCCCATAAAAAAAGAGACGAGCTTTGGGTGGTTCTGGATGAGGGTCTCAGGGTCGAATTGGATGATGAGACCTTGACACCAAAACCGGGCGATCAAATTTTCATACCGCGACATACCAAACATCGGCTGGGTTCCATCGGCAAAAGAGCCAGAGTCATGGAAATCTCATTCGGTTATTTTGACGAAAATGATATCGAAAGATATGACGATATCTACGGACGAATAAAAAAGAATAAAGATATTTCCGATACAGAGAAATAAATAACGGACCAGCATTAAATAACCGGAGCATAATCAATGGATATAAAAATCGATTTGACCAACTTGTTCGAACCCCACCTGCCATCACCGCACGGTCTCACAAGGCAGGATATTGAAGGATTATCGGGTCGTCTTGGGGAAGCCTTCGGAAAAATTTCCGATATGAGGCAAAAGGGGGATCTGGTCTTTCTTGATATGCCATATAAGAAAGAAGCGGTGGCGCAGGTTAATGATTTTGTCGCAGAAAGAGCCGGCGAATTTACGGACATGTTGACGATCGGCATCGGCGGTTCCGCTCTCGGTTCCATTGCCGTATTCGACGCCCTGGGTCATCCCTATCACAATTTGCGGGATGTTGCGCATCGTGAGAATAAACCACGCCTGTTTTATCTGGACAATGTGGATCCCGACCGGCTCAATGCCCTTCTGGACATTCTGGACATTGAAAAAACATTGGTAAATGTAATCAGCAAAAGCGGAAGCACAGTCGAGACCACCGCCAATTTTCTTATTCTCAGAAAGATATTGATTGACCGGCTGGGTGAGAAATCATATAAACGCAATCTGGTCCTGACAACCTCACTGAGTAAAGGTGAAATGAGAAAGATCGCTGACGCTGAGAACATCCCCTCGCTGTCCATGCCCGATAATCTTGGCGGACGCTATTCGGTTCTTTCGACGGTAGGTCTTCTGGGTGCGGCCTTTCTTGGTTTTGATATCGAGGAATTCATGGCCGGGGCCAGGTCGATGGATCGCAGGTTCAAGGAAGATGATGTCTGGAAAAATCCGGTCTCCCTCTACGCCGCCGCACACTATATTGCCGATGTCAAAAAAAGTCTTAATATTTTCGTTCTTATGCCGTACAGCCATGCTTTGCGCACCATTTCCGACTGGTATGCCCAATTGCTGGCCGAAAGTCTCGGCAAAGTGACGGCCGACGGCGAACATGTGGGCCCGACGCCGGTCAAAGCTTTGGGCGTGACCGATCAGCATTCCCAGCTGCAGGCATACGTTCAAGGCAAGATTGACAAGGTCATTACATTTCTGGCGGTGGAGAAATTTAAATCAAATCACCGGATTCCCAAAGCATATGCCGGATATCCCTCATTCGAATATCTGGGCGGTTCCGATATTGCCGACTTGTTCGAGGCCGAACGCCGAGCGACCGAGTTATCACTTACCAAAAACAACCGGCCCAATTGCACTATATATCTTCCGCAAATAAACCCATACGCATTAGGGCAGTTGTTTTACTTTTTTGAAGCAAGTGTCATTGTGATGGGTCAGCTTTATGGTGTCAACCCTCTCGACCAGCCCGGCGTCGAGGAAAGCAAGGAGTACGCCAAGGGGCTCATGGGCCTTAAGGGATACGAAGATAAGAAACGTGAAGTCGATGCCGTTACCGGCAAGAAAAGAGAATATTGTTTGTAGGCAAATATATTCAGCGGTTTATTCGTGAAAATATTTTCAAGGGGCGGCCGGCAGGGCCGCCCCATTTTAGTTTCTAAATACATTGCGGCGCCGGACCGCTTTTATACACGTAATTTATCAGATAGGTAATATCAAGTATATTCAAACTTCCGGAGCCGTTGACATCGGCAATACTCTCGGGATCGGGCGCGGGGCCGCTCTTATAAAGATAGCTCAACAAGTAAGTCACATCCAGAAGATTTATCGCCCCATTGCCATTGACATCACCACATAATCCGCTGACCGAAACCACACCCGGGAAGTTCAGCGGCTCGTATGCATAGATATCGATCCCTCCGAATTGCGGGATACGGGTCGAGTAACCATCCAATTCAATCACCGCTGTCTGGCCGAATGATGCCGCCGGTGCGATAGTGAAGAATAATTTTAAAAGCAAGCCGCTGCCGGCCGCCATCGCTGATGTCGTTCCACCTACATCATTAGAAATTTGAAAATAGGCACGTTTATTCGTCGGGTCAGAAGAGGACATCGTGGCATTATCCATATTTTCGGTACGACAGCCGACGGTTGTAAACGAATCCAAGGTTAGATTCAGCGTTCCGGGATATTCCATTGGGATTTTCATCAGTGAAAGAGGGATTGTGTTGCTACCGTAAATTCCGACTTCAACTGTCTCGCCCGGGTCACCATCGACCGCGGCGGCCCATAATGTATCCGCCAGGGCCATAATATACTTTTTTTGCGTGTGTGAATAACTTTCCCCACCGGAAGTTATATTCAAAGTGACATTATAAATGCCCCGCTCCTGGTAGATATGCGTCGGAGATTGAATATCGGCACTGCCGCCGTCTCCAAAGTCCCAGTTCCAGGTGTCCACCGATAAGCGGGAGGATCCATCAAAATTGACCTCAAAAGGAACCCAGCCGACCGTTGTGTCAGCCTCAAAATTGACATAATAGCTGATAAAAAAAACTTTATCGCCCGAAAAGCTCGGCACCGCAATAATATTGTCGCGAATATTATAATCCAGCCCGGCCGGTTCCGGAATCCCGCTATAGATGACTTCAGGAGGGTTGGTGAAGGTGCTGTCATATTTTATGATTTCCCCGTTAACATGGGAGCCGAGAAAAACATTGCCGCGATTATCCATGGTAATGCCGTCAAAATAACCGGTCGGCGATACGACCAGATCATAAACCGTTGAGTCGTCAAGATTAATTGCCTGGACCGGCGCATTGGCCGAATAACCGGCCACCAGAAGGCGGTTGTGCCGGATATCGAAAAATATATCCTGGGTCCACGTCGCCAGACCGGTGCTGGCAAAAACCCAGTATTGCCGGTCACTTATGCGGACCTTGAAAATTTTTCCTCCGGTATCGACCACATAGACATATCCCGAAGTATCGGTCGTCACCCCGTCCGCATTTTGTATTGTCGGCAGCGAAATGCTGAAGATAATTTCGTCGGTGGCCAGATCGACCGCAAAAAGACCGGTTCCGGTTCCCACAAAAAGAGTGTCATTTTTTATGCAGTTTCCGAAACATCCCGGGAGATTGGTCTTATAATTACTGATATTCCCATCCTGATCGATTTGAACAAGAGATTTATTGTTCAAACTTGACACGATATAGCGATTTCGCAATGAGTCGAAGGCGACGCTTTCGGCGCCATCGATAAGATTCTGGCCATATGCACTTCCCCAAAGCGTCAGAAAGATGCAAAAAGCCGTTAACACATACCCCTGTTTCATTTTCTTCTCCTCTAAATTTGGGCTTTGGCTTCACAGACTATTCGGATAATCAACTTCCGGTCATTCAGCAATATACCAAGACATGGTTCTTTGGATTTATTGCTCCACAAAGACATGGTTTCTAACAGCAGACAGACTATTTTCCCGGAATATTTCAAGATTTTTCGGCAGAGATTATTGCAAATTTCGAGTCAGTGGTCCAAAAAGTCCGCTTGCTTTTCGAAAACCGACCGATATATTTAGTAATTAATATACTATAAGGTCTGGTTAGTTTAAGTTGGGACTCAACGATTTATATAAAAACTCGCTTTCAGGCGGCGAAACAGAGGAAAAGAAATTTTTCCTTTCCCTGACTGAAAGATTTCAACTGGTCGCGGAGCAAAAGATAATGAATGAGTCGGACCGCCAGGAAGTGGTGCAAAATGCGCTCATGGTGGTTGTGAAAAAGTACAAAGAAATGAATTTTGAGGTCAGCTTCAGCGCCTGGGCATATGATATCCTTCAAAAGGAGATTCTTAAGTATTACCGAACCAGAGGCGGCCGGGTGAAAAGATTCTCAGGAGAAGAGGACGATTTCTATAATGCCAGAGTTAAATCGATTGATCCTGCCCTGAGAAGAAACTTGCTCGACTGCCTGAAAAAAATATGCGGGTTCAATCAGCGTTTTGCCAGGGTCCTGAATCTTAAATATCAGGGATATGGCGTCGATGAAATTTGCCTCAGGCTTGAAGTAAATATGAGCAACCTGTATGTCATTCTGTCCCGAGCCCGATCGAAACTTAAATTATGCCTCGAAAAAGGGGTAATTGAATAATGGCTGAATGTCCGGATAAAACATTCAGGGACATGCTCCCTTTATATGAGCTCGATCTTTTGCCCGAAGCGGATCGGGAAAAATTCGAGCGTCACCTTTTCGAATGCGATTATTGTTTTGAGGCGGTGAAGCAGTTTCGCGATGAAACCTTTTTGCTCAACAATGACGCTGAAGTCAGGGAGACGGTGGCCGAGAACCTTGAAAAGCCCGTACCATCGGTTGTTGATAAGCCCGCTTCAAAATCAAAAAGGCTTCTTCCCTCTCTCATTCCGACAATAATAATTGCGGCGGCTTTGATTGTCCTGATCATAAAGCCGTGGCAAATCGAATTCAGACCGGAACATGAGGCCACCGCTTCGGAAAACCGCCTGGCCATAATGTACTTCAACAACCTGTCGGCTCGTGATGATCCTGAGCGCCTGGGCCAGATTGTCACCAGTCTTCTCATAACGGATCTTTCCGAATCTCAGTACGTCCGGGTGGTATCACTTGAACAGCTCTTTGACCTGCTCAGATTTCTTGGCAAAGAGGAGATTGTCACAATCAACCGGGAGACCGCCCTGGAGATTGCCAAAAGAGCGGGAGCCAGGTGGATTCTGATGGGTGACCTGTTTGAAAATGACTCGATATTTACGATTGCATCGCAGCTTATTGAAGTTGCCTCCGGTGATATTATAGCCGGGCAGAAAATAACCGGAGAGGCTGATGAAGATATATTTGCCATGGTGGACAGGCTCACCGTGGAGGTAAAAAGCGATCTGTCGCTTCCGACCGGAGCTCTTAACGAAATGGATTACAAGGTGGCCGACGTCACCACCCATTCGGCTGATGCTTATCGATATTATCTGGAAGGCATTAATTATGCATCCAAGGTCTATCGTCCCGAGGCCGCCGAAAGTTTCTCCAACGCTTTGCATTATGATACGACTTTTGCCATGGCGTATTATTATCTCTCCCTATATGCTAACCGCGAATATATAAACGACGCCGTCAAATATATGGAAAACGCCACTCGCCGGGAAAAAATGTACATCATGAGCCGAAATGCCACCCTTTCGGGAGAATATAAAACTGCAAATAATATTCTTTTGGAATTGATTCGGGTGTATCCGGATGAAAAAAAGGCTTATTTGCGACTGGCTGAATCCTTCAACAGTATCGGCCGGTATCGCGAAGCGGCTGATTATCTCGAGAAGGCGATTGCACTCGATCCGCTCTATAAAGAGGCTTACAATCTCCTCACTTACCAATATGAATTTCTGGGTGAGACCGACCGTGCCCTTGAGACAATCGACCGATATATCGCTATTGCACCTGATGAGGCCAATCCTTACGATACCCGAGGCGAAATATACGCACGAAGCGGAATGATCGAAGAAGCCATCGAATCATACAAAATGGCTCTGCAAAAGAAGCCCGACTTCGAGAACTCTGTCTGGATGCTTGGCCAGCTTTCTCTTTTTGCAGGCCATTATGAAGAAGCCGACAGCATCTTCCGAAAATTGGCCCTGCATAGCAAGTCCGGTTATGAGCTGTCAGCCAGGCTGGCGTTATCATATATTCCGATGCGCCAGGGAAAATACAATGAAGCGCTGAGTACCCTTGATGACGCTGTCGCGGCTAACAGGCTGGAAAAGGTTGCCGGTTTTGGAAGGGCGATGGTCTATCTGGCTAAGGCCCTTGTTTATATGGAACTTGGCGATAAGATATCCGCTCAGAATGCAATTTCCGAATACATGACCATACATAAAAATGAATTCCCTGATAACATGCAGTGCTTCCAATGTTTCGAGACGCAGATTCTTGCTGAAAGCGGCCGCATAGACGAGGCGGAGCAATCCGCGAAGGAATTGAAACACACCCTCGATTCATTGGAGATTACCCTGGAATATTATTGGTATGCACTAGGGACGATAGCCATGGCCCGGCAGGATTACCGGACAGCCGTCGATTATTTCAAGACGGCCGCAGAAGATATTCCTGATTTTTATGCTCAGTACATGCTTGCCCTGGCCAGATTGAAAGCAGGTGAGTATGCGCAAGCGGCGGAAGATTTCGTAAAGGTGCAAAAGTCGATCAATTCCTGGAAAGCGATGTTTTCGGTCTGGGATGTTAAGACCTTGTATTACTCGGGCCTGGCCTATGACAAACTTGGTGACAGAGAAATGGCCTCGAAGTACTTCAGAAACTACCTCGACATCCTCAAGAACGCCGATCGCGACGCCCCTGAGATGATCGACGCGCGACAAAAACTCGAATCCTATAAGAACATCTGATTCCTAACTAGCCCATTAATTTTATCTATTGGTGAAGGAAGCCCTCTTACCTATACTTTTTTCATAACATACTGTGTGCACCAGATCCTTCCCTTCCAAGCTCGGGGCTTGTGAGGCTCAGAAGGTCTGTCCACATCTGCCCGTCGACAAATGGCCCTTTCAGGCGCTATAAAACTATGATTATTTGGGGAAAATGATCGCTATGGCAGACCAAAGGCCAAAACGGGCTTTCGCGCCCAGACCGAAGGCCAAAAAGATACTATTATATGTGGCAATATAGGACATTTATAAAGCTATGACTATGATGGGAAACAGAAGCTGGACGCCACGCCGAAGGCCAAATGGCGCTGTTGCGCCCAGACCGAAGGCCAAAAACCATATCGCTATATGGCGGAGAGGCAGGGATTCGAACCCTGGAGGGGAGTTACCCCCTACACACTTTCCAGGCGTGCTCCTTCGGCCAACTCGGACACCTCTCCGATCATGACTTACCTCACGGGTCTTGAAAATCAGGCCCGCCAAAGAAAAGGCAATTTACTCAAAATTACGGGAAAATCAAGAAGAAATAAACCGTCAGCCGATAAACTGCTGGGCGGCATTGAAGAATCGCCGGACCGACATCTCGACCGAAATCACCGCTGAAATCGACACCGCCAGCAATAACATATAACCAACCACCAACTGGATCAGGACCGCATCGAGCGGCGAAGCCCCGGCCAGTATCATGCCGGTCATGGCGCCCGGAAGCGCCACCAGCCCGACCGTTTTAAGAAAATTCAGAATCGAAATCATACCGGCTTTAACCGAAGCCCGGTAGAAATCGCGCGAGGCCTCTTTCCAGGTTTTCCCCAGCGATAGCGCCGTCTCCACGGCCAGCTTATTGGTTTTCAAATCGGAGCCGATACGATTGAATGCGATTGCGGTGGCATTCATCGAATTCGAGATAATCATCCCCGACAAGGGAATAATATATCGCGCTTCGATAGTGATAATTCTCAGGATTAGCATCAGGCCCATAGTAACCAGCGAGCCGACCCCCATTGCCACCAGGGCGATCCAGAAACCGTTTTTGTAATGTTCGGCACGTTGCCCGGCGGTGTATGCGCCGACTACCAGCATAACCGCCACAGACAACAGTATCAGCCAGATTGACTCACTCTTAAAAATAAATTCAAGAGCATAACCGACTGCGATCAGCTGGACAAAGGCTCGCACCGAGCCAAAAGCAATTTCCTTTTCCACCGGAATCGTCTTAATTTTTGTCAGAATCAGGGCGACCAGAGCCAACCCGGCCGCTGCCAGAACCTGAAGATACCCGGTTTCTATCATTCCAGCTCCTTGCTCAAATACTTCTGACCCAATTCGGTTGAAGGCTCGGTTAGCATCTCGGCGCTGTCCCCGGTTTCGATCAGCCTCCCCTTAACAAGAAGGAGCGCTTTGCCGCCAAGTCTCAGGGCCTGCTCGGGACTGTGGGTCACTACTATTATGGTCAGGCATAGTTCTCTGGAAAGAGCGAGAATCAATTCTTCAATCCTGCGCGATGAGGTCGGATCAAG
Protein-coding regions in this window:
- a CDS encoding iron export ABC transporter permease subunit FetB → MIETGYLQVLAAAGLALVALILTKIKTIPVEKEIAFGSVRAFVQLIAVGYALEFIFKSESIWLILLSVAVMLVVGAYTAGQRAEHYKNGFWIALVAMGVGSLVTMGLMLILRIITIEARYIIPLSGMIISNSMNATAIAFNRIGSDLKTNKLAVETALSLGKTWKEASRDFYRASVKAGMISILNFLKTVGLVALPGAMTGMILAGASPLDAVLIQLVVGYMLLLAVSISAVISVEMSVRRFFNAAQQFIG
- a CDS encoding glucose-6-phosphate isomerase (catalyzes the formation of D-fructose 6-phosphate from D-glucose 6-phosphate) gives rise to the protein MDIKIDLTNLFEPHLPSPHGLTRQDIEGLSGRLGEAFGKISDMRQKGDLVFLDMPYKKEAVAQVNDFVAERAGEFTDMLTIGIGGSALGSIAVFDALGHPYHNLRDVAHRENKPRLFYLDNVDPDRLNALLDILDIEKTLVNVISKSGSTVETTANFLILRKILIDRLGEKSYKRNLVLTTSLSKGEMRKIADAENIPSLSMPDNLGGRYSVLSTVGLLGAAFLGFDIEEFMAGARSMDRRFKEDDVWKNPVSLYAAAHYIADVKKSLNIFVLMPYSHALRTISDWYAQLLAESLGKVTADGEHVGPTPVKALGVTDQHSQLQAYVQGKIDKVITFLAVEKFKSNHRIPKAYAGYPSFEYLGGSDIADLFEAERRATELSLTKNNRPNCTIYLPQINPYALGQLFYFFEASVIVMGQLYGVNPLDQPGVEESKEYAKGLMGLKGYEDKKREVDAVTGKKREYCL
- a CDS encoding mannose-6-phosphate isomerase — translated: MGLMTDEVLKRIITDIRPWGNFIQYTNNEICTVKIITVDPNQTLSLQSHKKRDELWVVLDEGLRVELDDETLTPKPGDQIFIPRHTKHRLGSIGKRARVMEISFGYFDENDIERYDDIYGRIKKNKDISDTEK